Proteins from one Peromyscus eremicus chromosome 8a, PerEre_H2_v1, whole genome shotgun sequence genomic window:
- the Med11 gene encoding mediator of RNA polymerase II transcription subunit 11 encodes MATYSLANERLRALEDIEREIGAILQNAGTAILELSKEKTNERLLDRQAAAFTASVQHVEAELSAQIRYLTQVATGQPHEGSSYSSRKDCQMALKRVDYARLKISDVARTCEQMLEN; translated from the exons ATGGCTACCTACAGCCTGGCGAACGAGCGGCTGCGCGCCCTGGAGGACATCGAGCGCGAAATCGGCGCCATCCTCCAGAACGCAG GAACGGCGATCCTGGAACTGTCCAAGGAAAAAACCAACGAGCGGCTTCTGGACCGGCAGGCGGCAGCCTTCACCGCTTCTGTGCAGCACGTGGAGGCGGAGCTTTCGGCTCAGATCCGCTACCTAACCCAG GTGGCCACAGGGCAGCCCCACGAGGGCTCCAGCTACTCTTCCAGGAAGGATTGTCAAATGGCACTAAAGCGAGTGGACTATGCCCGCCTCAAGATCAGTGATGTGGCACGCACCTGTGAACAGATGCTGGAGAACTAA